Proteins encoded in a region of the Pseudomonadota bacterium genome:
- a CDS encoding DUF4118 domain-containing protein, with protein MALAAVGVFLATLVLLSVHRFLGEGDAALLYMPVIVVIAAIGGVRAGLASSVLGFFTGWYFFIPGVYAWQVHDSGDWVSLSVFVLVGLGMGVQTTRMLSREDDLRARENELVLLNRLGSVLMKSEALEACCRFVVSEVASLSRVEGVWLFLEEQDGMRLHHQEGGATRG; from the coding sequence GTGGCGCTTGCCGCGGTAGGGGTCTTCCTGGCAACCCTGGTGCTCCTCAGCGTGCATCGCTTTCTCGGTGAGGGCGATGCGGCGCTTCTCTATATGCCGGTCATCGTTGTCATCGCGGCCATCGGCGGGGTGCGCGCGGGTCTTGCCTCGTCGGTGCTTGGGTTCTTCACGGGATGGTACTTCTTCATTCCCGGCGTGTATGCCTGGCAGGTTCACGATTCTGGTGACTGGGTTTCGTTGTCTGTGTTCGTGCTCGTCGGCCTGGGCATGGGGGTTCAGACGACGCGCATGCTGAGCCGTGAAGACGATTTGAGGGCGCGAGAAAACGAGCTGGTGCTGCTCAATCGTCTCGGTTCAGTTCTCATGAAGAGCGAGGCTCTCGAGGCCTGCTGTCGTTTTGTGGTGAGTGAGGTCGCTTCGTTGTCTCGCGTTGAGGGAGTCTGGCTGTTCCTGGAGGAACAGGATGGCATGCGTCTACATCATCAGGAGGGCGGTGCAACACGGGGGA